TGACGGCAGGGTTCGCCGCTGTAAGCTTTGTCCAGACACAGATTCTGCGGGACGGTTTGCGGGTCAGGTCGCTCCACCGGCATGGCATCCAGCGTGGACTCCAGCAACGCGCTATCCGGCGTGTTCGCCCCGCTGACCACGATCGACAACGGCACACCCTGCTCATCCACCAACAGACTGCGCTTGACGCCCCTTTTGGCGCGATCCGTAGGGTTTTTGCCTGTCTTTTCGCCCCCCAGCGGGGCCTTGGTCATCGCCCCGTCGCCCGCTTGCCACTTCCAGGCGATCCCTTTGACCTCGTCATACTCCGCCAAACCCGCCTGCCACATGCGCTTGAAGACGCCCGCCTGCACCCAGCGCTGAAAGTAGCGATGGACTGTCTTTCCCGATCCATACTCTTTCGGCATGGCGTTCCACGGAATGCCGGTTCGCAGCGCGTACAAGATGCCGGTCATGGTCTTGCGCCGGTCTGCTGCCGGCCGCCCACCGATGTGTTTGCGCTGCCGTCCGCGTCCGCGATAGCGCGACTTCGGTTGGGGCAACAACGGTTCAATGCGCGCCCACAGACTATCAGACAGCTCCCAACTTGCAACGTCGGCGTATCGCGTCCCACTGGTATTATCCATATCCCTATTATGGCTCGTTCCGTAAGTTTAGAGATAGGTTCTAAGGCACAATCATAACCAACTAATTGTGTATCGTTGATTCGCGGGATGCCAATTACTTTTAGTGCTGACAGGTCATAACCGCGTTGTCGGGCCCAATCTTTTATGCGTTGAAAACCATCCCGAATCTGTTCACTATAACTACCGGCTGCCTGCTGCTGTAGTTGGCAAGACGTATAAGCGACCAGCATAGGCATCAGATCTCGAATAGCAACGTGCAATGGCTGTCCAGCAAGAGCGCTCATGAAAGTCTTCCTTTGTTTGGCCTGCACACCCGGCCTCGCAAGCCTCACCGATCTTCTCACACCCATGCTACCATCAGGCAAGGCGCAACGACCATCACACGCGATTACACGTTGGAACTGTACTTACAGTTATCTTGTTGCTTACAAACAGATTCAGCCGCTGTCCGGCGACGATCCTGCTCGCCCTGACAAAGATGTTCGTGTCTGCTGGAAGCTCGCGCTTCGTTCGTCACCGATCGGACGCTGGCGCAGTGGCAGGCTTACTCCAGTGAGGATGCGGCTTCCAACCGAGCTGATCTCGGCAATGCTGGGCAGCGCGGTGATCTTCTACAACGACACCAAAGCGCTAAAGACGTTTACGTGGCTGCATCCCTGGCGAGACCTCAACGGCATTCCGTTCAGCGGCAGCCTGACGCCGGCCCCGTTTACCTCGCGCATTCTGATTCCGGACGGTGTGGCGCCATATCGCGCGTTTGTGCCGGTGGCGCGTTGACTCGGCAGTCTGTCCCTGCATGTCGCGACCGGCCATCGTCCATGCGTAGCACGCAGGCCGGCCTAACTTCATGTAGCTGAGTAGGATGATCTCCGTCGCATCCTGAGCATGCCCACACCTGGCGCGCCTATATAATCTCGCTGCGTGAAATGCCTTCGCTTCGTCGGGGCCGCGCTGGCCGTTGCGCTCTCGGCGTGTGGGTTCGCCTCAACTCCTATTACGCCGACGCCGGTGCCTGAACCGCCGGCCCCTGCCGCGCCGACCTATACCGTGCAGCGCGGGCTAGTAGTGCGACAAGTGGAATTCACCGCTCAGTCGCAGCCGGTCGAATCGGTCGCCCTGTCGTTCGTCACCGAGGGCAAGGTGCAGAAAGTCTTCAAGAAGCCGGGCGACGAGGTCAAACAGGGCGAGGTGATCGCCGAGCTGGACGTGAGCGACATTCGCAATCAGCTCCGGCAGGCAGAGATCGAATTCCGCACCGCGCAGACCATCTTATCCAACACCCTGCAGAGTTTCACCCGCACCGTGCAGCTCGCACAGCTCGACGTGGATCAGGCGCAACTCAAGCTCGACGCGGCCATCGCACGCAGTAAGCAGCCCGGCATCTCCCTGGCCGAGAAGCAGGCGCGCGAAGCCGAAGCGCAGTTTCTGGAGAAGGATCTGGAGCGAGCGCGCTTGAAGCTGGAAGACATCGGCTCGTCGCTCGATCCCACGCTGGTCAAAAACGTCGAGACCAGCCGCATAAGCATCGAAGCCTTGCAGGACAAACTCGGTCGCGCCACGCTCGTCGCGCCGTTCGACGGTGTGCTGACCGAACTCGCCGTGGTCGTCGGCATGTCCTCCACGCCGCTGGAGAGAGTCGCCGTGGTCTCGAAGCCGGGTCGAATCGAACTAGTGGCCGAGTTGTCGTCGGAGACCTCGAAAGAACTGAGTGTTGGCCAACCCGTGACCGTGCGCCTGGCCAACAACCCTGAGGTCATCTTCGGTGGGGTGATTCAGCGCGTGCCAGCAGCAGGCGGCGCACGCGCCGACCGTCTGGTGCGCATTCAGGTGGATGAGGACGCGAAACTGGAGACCGGCGTGAAAGCGATTGTCACGGCGATGACCGGCCGGCGCGACGACGTGCTGTGGATCCCGGCCTCGACCGTGCGTACCTATCGCGGCCGACAGTTCGTCGTCGTGCAAAACCCGGACGGCACGCAGCGACGCGTGGACGTGAAGCTAGGGCTGACGGCGACCGACCGCGTTGAGGTCCTGGACGGCTTGAACGAAGGCGACGTGGTCGTCGCGCCGTAGATGATCAGCGCCTTCTTCCACTTCGTCGCCCAGCGCATACGCAGCCAGTTCGGGCTGGTGGCGTGCTTGTGGCTCGGCGTGACGCTGGCGGTCGCGCTTGCAGCGTCCATTCCCGTGTTCGTCACCGCCGTGCAACTACGCGTGCTGCGCAACGAGTTGCTCAGCCTCAACACCGCGATCGGCCGGCAGGGCAGCGCCAACTATCTGCCTTTCGCGCTGCAATTCAGCTTCGCCACCACCAACGAGAACAGCCTCTCGCACAGCGCCTACCGTGCGCTGGACGCGTTTATGCGTGAACGCATCGAGCCGCGCACGATGCTACCCATCGTCGAGACGGCCACATTCGCGCAAACTCCACCCTGGCGCATGTTTGCGTTGCCCGGCAGCCCCACCGCCGAGCAGTACGAGGGCGAGCGCGTGCTGGCCCTGCCCACGGTGGACGCGATGAGCAACTTCTCGCGCCACGTGATCATCGAGGAAGGTGAACCGCTGCCGGACGACGGCGCGCTGGTCGCCGCTGCCGGCGAGGCGACAGACGCGCCAGTGCCCGTGCTGATCTCGCGCGCCTTCGCCGAGCGCTATGGCGCGCAAGCCGGCGACACCTTCTTGCTTTCCATGACGCAGACGCGCGCCGGTTCGGATGCGTTCGGCGGACAAGCGCAGGAGACGGTCGAGGTACAGGTGCCCGTGCGCATCGCCGGCGTGTGGCTGCCGCGCGACCCGCGCGAGGACTACTGGGGGCTTTCGCCGGACACATTCAAGGATTCGCTCATCGTCACGCCGAAGGACTTCGACGCGCGCATCGCGCCGCTGCTGAATACGAGCGTCCGCGCCGCGCGCTGGCAGTACATCCTCGACGTCTCGAAGCTGAGCGCCGACAGCGTCGAACCCTTCACCGCCCGCGCGCGCCAGCTCCAGCGCGAGGTGTTCCGCGAGAACCGCGACGTGATCCTGGTTGCCGCGCTGCTCGACGCGCTCGACCGGTATCTGGCCACCTCGCGCGAGCTGCTGTTGTTGCTGGTGATCTTCAGCGCACCGGTATTCGCCATCGTGTTCTACTTCGTCGTGCTGGTGGCCGGCATGGTGGTGCGCCAGCAGGAGAGCGAAATCACCACGCTGCGCAGCCGGGGCGCTTCGATCTCCTACATCCTCGGCCTGTATCTGGCGCAATCACTCGTGATCGGGGTCGCCGCGCTGACGGTCGGCATCCCACTCGGCTACGGGCTGGCCAGCGTGATGGCCGGCACGCTGACCTTCCTACAGTTCGGCCCGCCGCAACCGGTGGAGTTCTCGCTACTGAACGCCGACGGCCGGTTCGCCGGCCTGCCGCAGTCGTTTCGCTTCGCGCTCATCGCGGCCGGCTTCAGCTTGCTCGGGGTGATCGCGCCGGCAGTCGGTGCAGCGCGCAGCAACGTCGTGTCGCAGCACGCCGATCGCGGGCGCAACACGCGCCGCCCGCTCTGGCAGCGCATGTATCTGGACGTGCTGCTGTTGATCCCAGCGCTCTACGGCTACTATCAGTTGCGCGGTCAAGGCAGCATTGCATTGCCCGGCGCCGGGGGCGCAGCAACGGCCGATCCGCTCAGCGACCCGGTGCGCTTCTTGCTGCCGGTGCTGCTCATCACGGCACTGGGCTTGCTGGCCGTGCGGCTATTCCCGTTGCTCATGGGGCTGTTGGCGAAGGCGACCGAGCGCGTCGCGCCAACCCCGGTGGTGCTGGCCTTCCGCGAGTTGGCGCGCTCGCCCAAAGACATCGTCGGCCCGCTCGTGCTGCTCATCTTCACGATGGGCATTGCGGTCTACGGCGCTTCGATCGCCAAGACGCTCGACGAGCATTTGAAGACCACCACGCTGCTGCGCGTGGGCGCAGATTTAAGGCTGATCGAGACCGGTGAGTCGTCCAAAGTCACGCTCGCGCCAGGCGAGTTGGCGCAGGGCAAGAAGATCAGCGACCCGAACGAGCCGGAGTACTGGACTTTTCTGCCGCCGCAGGGCCACTTGGACATCCCCGGTGTGACTGCATACGCACGCGCGGCGCAGATGCCGGCGCAGGCTCGCGAGTTTGGCATCTTCAGCTTCAAGCAGGTCATCATGGCGATTGACCGGCGCGCGTTTCAGGATGTGGCGGCGAAGGCGTATCGCGATGAGCTGAGTTCGCAATCGTTCGGCGCGTTGATGAATGCGCTGGCAACCTCGCGCGACAGCGCGCTGGTGGATCGCAACTTTCTGGCTCGCAGCAACCTGAACATCGGCGACTCACTCACGCTCCTGGTTGACCCCGGCCGGGGCAATACGCCGATCACGTATACGATTCGTGGTGGGTTCGATTACTTTCCCGCCATCACGACGGGCAAGGACGATCCAGTTGCCTTCGTCACCAACATTGACTACACCTTCGAGAAGCTGGGCAAGGACGTACCCTACGACGTGCTGCTGTCGTTGCAACCTGGCGTGAGCGGCCACGAGGTGGCGCAGGCGGCGACCGAGAAAGAATACATCGTCAAGGACTACCTGGATGCGCAAGCGGCCATTCGCGATGCGCAGAGTCAACCGGCGCGGCAAGGGCTGTTCGGCGTGTTGACGGCCGGCTTCCTGGCGGCGACGCTGCTCACGGCGATCGGCTTCGTGCTGTACGCGCTGGTGTCATTCCGCCGGCGGTCCATCGAGCTGGGCGTGCTGCGCACCATCGGCCTCTCCGAGGGCCAGATGGCCGCTTACCTCATCCTTACCCAGGCGGCGCTGGTGCTGCTGGGTGCGCTGGCCGGCAGCCTGCTCGGCGCGCTGGCCGGCACATTGTTCATCCCGTTCCTGCAGGTGGGCGGCGCGTTGGTCAACCAGGTCCCGCCGTTCATCGTACGCGTGGCATGGGGCGACCTGATCGTGATGTATGCCGCCGTCGCCGCCGCGCTGGGCGTGGCGCTGGCCGGCACGCTGTTGCTGCTGCGCCGGCTCAAGGTATTCGAGGCGATCAAGCTGGGGATGGTGACGTGAGTGAAGGATGGGGGCGAAACGCCATCATTGCAGAAGAAACGCACAGCCCACGCACTCGCGATAAACTTGCATCAGCTCATCGTGCTCCTCGAGTGTCTGATTGCGTTGCCGATAAAGGCGCAGGGCTTCCTGAGCGTGAGCCTGTGCATTCGCTGGATCGTTCAACAATCGGTAAGCCTGCGCCAACCTGAGTTGGGCGCGCATGCGATAACGCCAGATGTTACGCGCATTGGCCGTTTGTGCGCAACGGTTGGCCCAATCTAGCGCCTCGCTGCCGCGCCAGCTATGAATATAGAACTTCGCTAATGACTCCGATAAATCCACGCACGACTGAGCACGGCTAGACGCAACGGCGCTCTTGTAGTATTCGCGCGCCAATATAACTGCGCGCTCAATTTCGCCTCGCGCCCAGTAGAGATTAGCCATCCGCCCGGCTAGCCACCATTCCAAGTCACGATCGCCAATCTGGCGACTCAAAGCGAATGCTGACTTGAGCGGCGCGTCCGCCTGTACCAGGCAACCCAATCGGGTCAGCACCTGTCCACGTAAGCCCAACCACCGCGCTCTCAACAAGGGAGGCAAGGCCTGACCGTCTTGGATGTTCTCCAGCTCAGTGAGAGCAGCCTCATAGGCACCCAAGGCGATGCCCGTCGCGGCCATGTTGAGCTTGTCAGCGATGAAGGCATCGTTGTGGCCCAACGCTTCATCGAGTTCCATCGCGGCAGAGAAACACTGCTTGGCCCTCAAGAAATCGCCGTCATCGAAGCAGGCCAGGCCAAGGATGCGATTGGCTATAGCGACGTCCGCGGATTGGCACCGCTTCGCGATCTCCAGTGCGCGTTCAGCAGCAATCACCGACGCAGCATAGTTGTCGTTGCGCACCTCAGCCCACGAGCGACGCAGCAACGCGTCGAACATGGCTTTCGGTTCATCAAGGGACCGAGCGAGTTGCTCGATCGCTGCCACATTCTGCAACTGCTGGCCGCGATTCGCTGTCAGGTCGTAGATCTCGTCGCACTTGCGGCACAGTGTTAACTCGCGTTGTCTTCGCCGCTCAATGTCTTGCACACCGGCGGCGCCTGACAACAAACCCAGCGCTATGTGGTAGCACGTCAATGCTTCGTCGGAAGCGAAGCGAGCTTTGAATAGATCGCCCAGGGCTTCGGCGTCGTTGATGATTTTCGTCTGCAGCCGGTTGCGGATTTCAGCGACCTGGGGCGGCTCTTCCTCTTTCGGCTCGATCAATGACACCAGCGCCGCGCTGATCGCTTCGACGCGGCGATCCACAGGCTGGTCGTCAGGCGGTTGCAAGTTGTAGCGATAGGCGAGCTGGAGCACGCGCGCCGAAGGTGCCAGATTCAATTCGCTCCGGCGCAATGCCGTATATTGATCGAACTGGGCGCGCGCTTCGTCGGCGCGATCGAGCAGAACCAACAGTTCGATCGCACGATAATGGGCCTCATCGCTGAGCGGGTCTGCCCGCGCCCACCTTCGCGCTGCTTCAAGCGCCGGCTCGAACCTGCCGGACGCTTCATACATCCCCACCAGCGCGCTCAAGCCCAGCAGATAACGCTCGTGCAAGCGCTCACGGAGGGGAATGCACCAGTCGTCGTAGATGCTTTCGAGCAATTCACCTCGGTAGAGCGCAACGGCTGCGCTGATCGTTTCGGCGTCCTGAGCGCCGATCTTCTGCTCGAACTCCGCCACATCAAGCCAGTATGCCGCGCGTGCATCGAACTGCAAGGTCTGGCTGGTGGCGAGCAGGCAGGGATAGCCCCGCAGCGCATGCCGCAGGCGATAGAGCAACTGGTTTAGGTTGCGGCGC
The window above is part of the Candidatus Roseilinea sp. genome. Proteins encoded here:
- the nolF gene encoding RND transporter — translated: MPEPPAPAAPTYTVQRGLVVRQVEFTAQSQPVESVALSFVTEGKVQKVFKKPGDEVKQGEVIAELDVSDIRNQLRQAEIEFRTAQTILSNTLQSFTRTVQLAQLDVDQAQLKLDAAIARSKQPGISLAEKQAREAEAQFLEKDLERARLKLEDIGSSLDPTLVKNVETSRISIEALQDKLGRATLVAPFDGVLTELAVVVGMSSTPLERVAVVSKPGRIELVAELSSETSKELSVGQPVTVRLANNPEVIFGGVIQRVPAAGGARADRLVRIQVDEDAKLETGVKAIVTAMTGRRDDVLWIPASTVRTYRGRQFVVVQNPDGTQRRVDVKLGLTATDRVEVLDGLNEGDVVVAP
- a CDS encoding hypothetical protein (possible pseudo, frameshifted); amino-acid sequence: MDNTSGTRYADVASWELSDSLWARIEPLLPQPKSRYRGRGRQRKHIGGRPAADRRKTMTGILYALRTGIPWNAMPKEYGSGKTVHRYFQRWVQAGVFKRMWQAGLAEYDEVKGIAWKWQAGDGAMTKAPLGGEKTGKNPTDRAKRGVKRSLLVDEQGVPLSIVVSGANTPDSALLESTLDAMPVERPDPQTVPQNLCLDKAYSGEPCRQVAQAHGYEIHVPDKENAQKNASASRADASRAAGWSK